In Paracoccaceae bacterium Fryx2, a single genomic region encodes these proteins:
- a CDS encoding gamma-glutamyl-gamma-aminobutyrate hydrolase family protein — protein MPRPSSRRPVVGIIGNMNLLEQSYPVHAGGTMNSEAVSQVAGCLPLIIPTDPRFVTVDELLDLCDGFLLTGGRPNVHPSEYGEDETPAHGAFDRCRDAITLPLVRACVERGQPFLGICRGFQEVNVALGGTLFPEIRDLPGRMNHRMPPDGSIEEKFALRHKVRFSTGGPFHRMLGAEEVMTNTLHGQGINRPGKGVVIDGVAPDGTPEAIYVADAPGFTLSVQWHPEWNACNDPVSRPLFAAFGRAVAAFAAGDTPVRLTA, from the coding sequence ATGCCCCGCCCGTCCAGCCGCCGCCCCGTTGTCGGCATCATCGGAAACATGAACCTGCTGGAGCAGAGTTATCCGGTCCACGCCGGGGGCACGATGAATTCCGAAGCGGTGTCGCAGGTTGCGGGCTGCCTGCCGCTGATCATCCCGACCGATCCGCGTTTCGTCACGGTGGATGAACTGCTCGACCTGTGCGACGGTTTCCTGCTGACCGGCGGCCGACCGAATGTTCACCCTTCGGAATACGGCGAGGATGAAACGCCGGCCCATGGCGCCTTCGACCGTTGCCGCGACGCGATCACCCTGCCGCTGGTGCGGGCATGCGTCGAGCGCGGGCAGCCCTTCCTCGGCATCTGCCGCGGCTTTCAGGAGGTGAACGTCGCGCTGGGCGGCACCCTGTTCCCCGAGATCCGCGACCTGCCGGGGCGGATGAACCACCGGATGCCGCCCGATGGCTCGATCGAGGAAAAGTTCGCGCTGCGCCACAAGGTGCGGTTTTCCACCGGCGGGCCGTTCCACCGGATGCTGGGAGCGGAAGAGGTGATGACCAACACGCTGCACGGGCAGGGCATCAACCGGCCCGGCAAGGGCGTGGTGATCGACGGCGTGGCCCCCGATGGCACGCCCGAGGCGATCTATGTCGCGGATGCGCCGGGCTTTACCCTGTCGGTGCAGTGGCACCCGGAATGGAACGCCTGCAACGACCCGGTGTCGCGGCCGCTGTTCGCCGCCTTCGGGCGGGCGGTG
- a CDS encoding DUF305 domain-containing protein — protein MTRLTALALALAASLAAPLTAQTMDHSGHAMTGKESPATLAFMEANARMHAAMTLPYTGNPDADFIRGMIPHHQGAVEMAQIVLDHGTDPEVRKLAEAVLAAQTSEIAWMTDWLARNAP, from the coding sequence ATGACCCGCCTGACCGCCCTGGCGCTTGCCCTTGCCGCAAGCCTTGCCGCCCCGCTGACCGCCCAGACCATGGACCATTCCGGCCACGCCATGACCGGCAAGGAAAGCCCCGCCACGCTGGCCTTCATGGAAGCCAACGCCAGGATGCACGCCGCCATGACCCTGCCCTACACCGGCAACCCGGATGCCGATTTCATCCGGGGCATGATTCCGCACCATCAGGGCGCGGTCGAGATGGCGCAGATCGTGCTTGACCATGGCACCGACCCCGAGGTGCGCAAACTGGCCGAGGCCGTCCTCGCCGCCCAGACCAGCGAAATCGCCTGGATGACCGACTGGCTGGCCCGAAACGCACCCTAG